The Methanoculleus taiwanensis nucleotide sequence AAAAGCGGTTTTTACCGCTCAGCCGATAGTCCTCCGGCACCACGCCGATGCAGACGGGATCTGCGCCGCCGTCGCGGTCGAAACGGCCGTTACCGCGCTCATCAGGGAGAGCGGCGGGGACTTCGACGCCGAGTACTTCCTCTTCAAGAGGTCGCCGTCGAAGGCGCCGTTCTACGAGATAGAGGATATCACCCGTGATCTTGACTTCGCCCTGAAGGACAATATCCGGTACGGCCAGAAGATGCCGATGATCCTCCTGATGGACAACGGATCGACCGAGGAGGACGTGCCGGCGATGAAGGTCACCGAGATCTACGGGTTCCCGGTCGTCGTGGTCGACCATCACCACCCGGACGAGATCGTCGATCAGTACCTCATCGGGCACGTTAACCCGTACCATGTCGGCGGCGACTTCGGGATCACCGCAGGCATGCTCGGAACCGAGATCGCCCGGATGATCAATCCGGCGGTAGAGGAGCAGATCAAGCACCTCCCGGCGATCGCCGCCGTCGGAGACCGGAGCGAGGCTCCTGAGCGGGCACGCTACCTCGAACTCGCCGCGCCCGCCTACTCCGAGCAGCACTGCAAGGATATCGCGCTTGCCCTCGATTACGAACAGTTCTGGCTCCGGTTCAACGACGGCCGCGAGATCGTCAAGGATATCGTCAACCTGAGCGGCAACGCCGAGCGGCACATGAGGTTTGTCAACCTGCTCACGGCCGAGGCGAACTCCGCTATCGAAGAGCAGATGGAAGCGGTCATGCCGCACGTGGTATCGCGGGTGCTGCCGAACGGAGCGAACCTCTTCATGCTCGACGTCGAGATGTATGCTCACCGGTTCACGTTCCCGCCGCCCGGCAAGACCTCGGGCGAGGTTCACGACCGGCTTGTCCGGGAGCACCCCGGTGAGCCTGTGGTGACGCTCGGGTTTGGCCCCGACTTTGCCGTGCTGCGCTCGAAGGGCGTCATGATGAACATCCCCCGGATGGTCCGGGAGCTCCGCCAGGAGATCGTCGGCGGCGGTGTCAACGGCGGCGGTCACCTCGTCGTCGGGAGCATCAAGTTCGTCGAAGGGATGCGGGATGCCGTGCTCGACGGCCTTATCGAGAAGATCGGCCAGGCGCCGATCTGAACCCGGGAACATCTCCCGTTACACTCTTCTTAGATGCAGGGGCGGTGCCCTGCCAGGGATCCCCTGTGTCGGGCTCCTCTGTTTTAACCCGGTGCCGTTTGCGATACCGCTCAGGCTGTCTGGCCGACCTGCCCGGAGAGGTAGGGGCAGTCGAGTGTCTCCCCTCTCTTCTCCCGGTCTCCGGGTTTTTGAATCGGCTTCATACGAAGAGGCCGCTGCTATTTTCACCCTCGCTTACGGCCGGCCGCTTCTTCATCCCCGGGAGGGGTATCCGGTCAACGTATCCGCCGGGATTGTATTTCTACCGAAATATAAATATAGGATTATTGTTCAGATGGTCACCTTATGTCAGTCAGTAGACGAGCGCTTACAGGCCTCCTGATGGCCGTGCTGGTGGCAGGGTGCATCATCGCCATGCCGGCAGTGGCCGAGGTCGTTAGCCCGACAGAACCGCCGACCGAGATTCCGTTTGGCGACATAACCACGAATGAAACGGTGGCGACCGAGACGGTGACCCCGATCGAGACGGAAACCGGGACTCCTGCCGCTACAGAGGCCCCCGTCGGTGAGCAGGCCGTGACCGAGACCGAGACCGAAACCCCGACAGAGATGGTGACCGAGACCGAGACGGAGGCGCCGGTCGCCGGAGCGGTGGTTGATAATGTGAGCGACGGTGCTCCGATCCAGGTTCAGCCGGGAGATACTATCACGGTAACCAGCGAAACGCAGGTCTACGACCTTACCGGGCTTCGGAACACCACGGGTGGTGAAGACCTGGCCATCACCGAACTGCGTGCGTACGACAACAACAATCCCGAGACAGGCACTCCTGTAAATACCGTCGAGATCAGCGACGACGCGAACGTAGAGCTTGCGGCCGCTGACTTCGGGGGCACCTTCGGCATATACTATCCCTATGACGGGCAGGACGTCGTCGACAACTCCATCACCGTCAATGAGGAGGCCGGGGGCGTCGTAGATAATGGAACTACCGCGGATAATGAGACATCCAACGAGACGATGACGACCGAGGAGACGATGACCCCGGAGATGACGGAGACACCTGCCGAGACGATGACGACCGAGGAGGTGACGACGGAGATGACGGCGCAACCGACCTTCACCACGATGCAGGAGGAGACGGCCGCACCGACACCGACGGCCACCACCCCGCTGTCGATTCCGATCGTTCTCGGGGCTCTCGGCATATTCGGTCTTTTGATCGTCATGAGGAGGAACAAGAGATAGGTCTTATCTCCATTTTTCCCGCCGGAACGACTATCATTCTTCTCAACCAACCTTAATCTTCAGCAACGCACCGGCCTCTCCTCCGTTGCGGAGAGGTGCACCCGCATCGATCCGGTTCTTAACCATGCGGAGTATTTGTCCACCCAAAACAACCGGAATATCTATAATCCGTTAAGCTTCGGTGCCATCAGGGTTCACAAATAGGTAAATATATATACTGTGCTGGATAAAATGGAGTTGCTCACGAGGGAAGAGTTAATGTCTACAAAGGACCGTATTCGGGAGAAGTACAACGAAACCCAGCGTAAAATACTGTATCATCTGAAATCAGGCATAAAGACGGGTAAGTCGTACTTCAAGTCCAAATATATCGCAAAGGATCTCGGGCTCTCGCCAAAAGAGGTCGGTATCAACCTTGCGATCCTCTCGGAGATCTGCGATGAGCTCGATATCACGCGCTGGAGTTACTCAAATAGCACCACATGGCGGGTGACCTCCCGGGCATCATAATATTAATGGCATAAGTCCCTATTTTTCTCTATGAAAGTTGTTGACTTTGTAGCACCGGTCGAGTTCGTTGCGAACATCGACGAAGAAAAAGACTGCATCATGTCCCAG carries:
- a CDS encoding DHH family phosphoesterase yields the protein MTDTTDTIVYRLSANCDLEEVEEGKMYLGRVQGFANFGVFVQLNDRVKGLVHKSNIKADHSERDPIIVEVLQIRKNGNIDLEEVMPQVYRTESVTKAMPTIRLSDLGRKIGRTVMIEAEVAQIKQTSGPTIFTLVDESATENAAAFIEAGVRAYPEVQLGDIVGVVGEVMQRNNQLQIEVSSLSVLEPEDADRVRARIDQALDERAEPEDMPFLVESDVFERLRPAMRNVAKQIRKAVFTAQPIVLRHHADADGICAAVAVETAVTALIRESGGDFDAEYFLFKRSPSKAPFYEIEDITRDLDFALKDNIRYGQKMPMILLMDNGSTEEDVPAMKVTEIYGFPVVVVDHHHPDEIVDQYLIGHVNPYHVGGDFGITAGMLGTEIARMINPAVEEQIKHLPAIAAVGDRSEAPERARYLELAAPAYSEQHCKDIALALDYEQFWLRFNDGREIVKDIVNLSGNAERHMRFVNLLTAEANSAIEEQMEAVMPHVVSRVLPNGANLFMLDVEMYAHRFTFPPPGKTSGEVHDRLVREHPGEPVVTLGFGPDFAVLRSKGVMMNIPRMVRELRQEIVGGGVNGGGHLVVGSIKFVEGMRDAVLDGLIEKIGQAPI
- a CDS encoding DUF7123 family protein, with the protein product MSTKDRIREKYNETQRKILYHLKSGIKTGKSYFKSKYIAKDLGLSPKEVGINLAILSEICDELDITRWSYSNSTTWRVTSRAS